The Ahaetulla prasina isolate Xishuangbanna chromosome 4, ASM2864084v1, whole genome shotgun sequence genome has a window encoding:
- the HOMEZ gene encoding homeobox and leucine zipper protein Homez isoform X1 has protein sequence MDLSSSEKPAADSQREEDFLTAAAMPSNKDASGCLGSPPGLICLPPISEDLQLVWTQAAQTSDLDGNQHLLQTFSYFPYPSLSDLALLCLRHGLHMEKVKAWFMAQRLRCGISWSAEEIEETRARLIYHQDQLHFSCLLAGNEGDSWHQTCKSPSYHHQQQLAPHSLHYSAKYPENQQPLVTSLNHCSTAPGTKELGTIAQDIWKLQENTPSSHYKKPQEHFEPSGIMMNFQNTKETISSAYPPITSLGLDYNLPDSNTMAWNFPTASQLPAEIITPAINGGHHPVILPLGSSVKVAPSSSKVTTSVADRQNHQHSVSDQQTSLPEVLRKPRRKTKEQLDLLKAFFLHRQWARREDYHQLEQVTGLPRAEIIQWFGDTRYALKHGQLKWFRDNAGQSPEPASSGGPPPPQPCTNPPDMSPLEQYWATHAQLQEDDLPMLCRQSGMSAEQALEWFHSHLPAPCEVEVCLGDDDDEVDEEVAAAMMKAEDEDYDEEEDVEEEEDED, from the exons atggactTAAG CTCTTCTGAAAAGCCCGCAGCTGATTCCCAAAGAGAAGAAGACTTCTTGACCGCCGCAGCCATGCCCTCCAATAAGGACGCCTCTGGCTGCCTCGGCTCACCGCCAGGTTTGATCTGCTTGCCGCCCATCTCTGAAGACCTCCAGCTGGTGTGGACCCAGGCGGCCCAAACGAGTGACCTGGACGGTAACCAGCACCTGCTGCAGACTTTCAGCTATTTTCCCTATCCCAGCCTTTCCGACCTGGCTTTGCTCTGCCTGCGTCACGGCCTGCACATGGAGAAGGTGAAGGCTTGGTTCATGGCGCAGCGGCTGCGCTGCGGCATCAGCTGGAGCGCCGAGGAAATCGAAGAGACTCGGGCTCGCCTCATCTATCACCAGGACCAGCTTCACTTTAGTTGCCTGCTTGCTGGCAATGAGGGCGACTCCTGGCACCAGACTTGTAAAAGCCCTTCGTACCACCACCAGCAGCAGCTAGCTCCCCACTCCCTGCACTACTCCGCTAAATATCCAGAGAACCAGCAACCACTTGTAACCTCCTTAAATCATTGTAGTACGGCTCCAGGGACAAAAGAACTCGGGACGATCGCTCAGGACATTTGGAAACTGCAGGAAAACACCCCGTCATCCCACTATAAGAAACCTCAGGAACATTTTGAACCTTCAGGGATCATGATGAATTTTCAAAATACCAAAGAGACCATTTCCAGTGCTTATCCACCCATCACAAGCCTCGGCCTGGATTATAATCTCCCGGATTCTAACACGATGGCCTGGAACTTCCCCACGGCATCCCAACTGCCTGCCGAAATCATCACGCCTGCCATTAACGGTGGGCACCACCCGGTAATTCTTCCACTCGGTTCTTCGGTGAAAGTCGCCCCATCCTCCTCGAAAGTTACAACCAGCGTCGCGGACCGTCAAAACCATCAGCACTCTGTCAGCGACCAGCAGACTTCTTTGCCAGAGGTTTTACGGAAGCCTAGGCGGAAGACGAAGGAGCAACTGGATTTGTTGAAGGCCTTCTTCCTTCACCGGCAGTGGGCCAGGAGAGAGGATTATCATCAGTTGGAGCAAGTAACCGGGTTACCCCGGGCAGAGATCATCCAGTGGTTTGGAGACACACGTTACGCCCTGAAGCACGGTCAGCTGAAATGGTTCCGGGACAATGCAGGGCAGAGTCCAGAGCCCGCTTCCTCAGGTGGACCTCCTCCTCCCCAGCCATGCACAAATCCTCCGGACATGAGCCCCCTGGAACAGTATTGGGCCACCCACGCACAGCTGCAGGAGGATGACTTGCCAATGCTCTGCCGCCAATCGGGAATGAGTGCAGAGCAAGCATTGGAGTGGTTTCACTCGCACTTGCCGGCGCCATGCGAGGTGGAGGTGTGTCTCGGGGATGACGACGACGAGGTAGACGAAGAGGTGGCGGCTGCGATGATGAAGGCGGAAGACGAAGACTATGACGAAGAAGAGGacgtggaagaggaggaggatgaagactGA
- the HOMEZ gene encoding homeobox and leucine zipper protein Homez isoform X2: MPSNKDASGCLGSPPGLICLPPISEDLQLVWTQAAQTSDLDGNQHLLQTFSYFPYPSLSDLALLCLRHGLHMEKVKAWFMAQRLRCGISWSAEEIEETRARLIYHQDQLHFSCLLAGNEGDSWHQTCKSPSYHHQQQLAPHSLHYSAKYPENQQPLVTSLNHCSTAPGTKELGTIAQDIWKLQENTPSSHYKKPQEHFEPSGIMMNFQNTKETISSAYPPITSLGLDYNLPDSNTMAWNFPTASQLPAEIITPAINGGHHPVILPLGSSVKVAPSSSKVTTSVADRQNHQHSVSDQQTSLPEVLRKPRRKTKEQLDLLKAFFLHRQWARREDYHQLEQVTGLPRAEIIQWFGDTRYALKHGQLKWFRDNAGQSPEPASSGGPPPPQPCTNPPDMSPLEQYWATHAQLQEDDLPMLCRQSGMSAEQALEWFHSHLPAPCEVEVCLGDDDDEVDEEVAAAMMKAEDEDYDEEEDVEEEEDED; the protein is encoded by the coding sequence ATGCCCTCCAATAAGGACGCCTCTGGCTGCCTCGGCTCACCGCCAGGTTTGATCTGCTTGCCGCCCATCTCTGAAGACCTCCAGCTGGTGTGGACCCAGGCGGCCCAAACGAGTGACCTGGACGGTAACCAGCACCTGCTGCAGACTTTCAGCTATTTTCCCTATCCCAGCCTTTCCGACCTGGCTTTGCTCTGCCTGCGTCACGGCCTGCACATGGAGAAGGTGAAGGCTTGGTTCATGGCGCAGCGGCTGCGCTGCGGCATCAGCTGGAGCGCCGAGGAAATCGAAGAGACTCGGGCTCGCCTCATCTATCACCAGGACCAGCTTCACTTTAGTTGCCTGCTTGCTGGCAATGAGGGCGACTCCTGGCACCAGACTTGTAAAAGCCCTTCGTACCACCACCAGCAGCAGCTAGCTCCCCACTCCCTGCACTACTCCGCTAAATATCCAGAGAACCAGCAACCACTTGTAACCTCCTTAAATCATTGTAGTACGGCTCCAGGGACAAAAGAACTCGGGACGATCGCTCAGGACATTTGGAAACTGCAGGAAAACACCCCGTCATCCCACTATAAGAAACCTCAGGAACATTTTGAACCTTCAGGGATCATGATGAATTTTCAAAATACCAAAGAGACCATTTCCAGTGCTTATCCACCCATCACAAGCCTCGGCCTGGATTATAATCTCCCGGATTCTAACACGATGGCCTGGAACTTCCCCACGGCATCCCAACTGCCTGCCGAAATCATCACGCCTGCCATTAACGGTGGGCACCACCCGGTAATTCTTCCACTCGGTTCTTCGGTGAAAGTCGCCCCATCCTCCTCGAAAGTTACAACCAGCGTCGCGGACCGTCAAAACCATCAGCACTCTGTCAGCGACCAGCAGACTTCTTTGCCAGAGGTTTTACGGAAGCCTAGGCGGAAGACGAAGGAGCAACTGGATTTGTTGAAGGCCTTCTTCCTTCACCGGCAGTGGGCCAGGAGAGAGGATTATCATCAGTTGGAGCAAGTAACCGGGTTACCCCGGGCAGAGATCATCCAGTGGTTTGGAGACACACGTTACGCCCTGAAGCACGGTCAGCTGAAATGGTTCCGGGACAATGCAGGGCAGAGTCCAGAGCCCGCTTCCTCAGGTGGACCTCCTCCTCCCCAGCCATGCACAAATCCTCCGGACATGAGCCCCCTGGAACAGTATTGGGCCACCCACGCACAGCTGCAGGAGGATGACTTGCCAATGCTCTGCCGCCAATCGGGAATGAGTGCAGAGCAAGCATTGGAGTGGTTTCACTCGCACTTGCCGGCGCCATGCGAGGTGGAGGTGTGTCTCGGGGATGACGACGACGAGGTAGACGAAGAGGTGGCGGCTGCGATGATGAAGGCGGAAGACGAAGACTATGACGAAGAAGAGGacgtggaagaggaggaggatgaagactGA
- the RNF212B gene encoding RING finger protein 212B translates to MDWFHCNQCFIQEKSDFSVTSCGHIFCQKCAGTDKCPSCGTSCKYLSLKDNMKQEEKKFFKNPVETALNYIAHISQVWTFQKSQMDLLVSFYKNNATKAEGALQQALHKLTIQEKELEAVQKENRELKKKYFNLKAFPRQHQGSRNGTPRPIAITPPSQTVTPQPIFQRSSEVVSRSSSMDSISSRVSHPPSWQHTTRTTRTTPAVSANATPSSASMQSLFYRASPSTSHTPSFNVFSLQTPMARLSQSANNPGQPRETPYFNLSIFPGEESCASVPDHSAERQHPLQLRFTPHSTPSFPHRFPSVSQIHQQ, encoded by the exons ATGGATTGGTTTCATTGCAATCAGTGCTTCATCCAAGAGAAATCTGACTTTTCAGTTACTAGCTGTGGACACATATTTTGCCAAAAATGTGCTGGTACAG ATAAATGCCCTTCTTGTGGAACAAGCTGCAAATATTTGTCTCTAAAAGATAAT AtgaaacaagaagaaaagaagttTTTCAAAAACCCTGTTGAAACAGCGCTCAACTATATTGCTCATATCTCTCAG GTATGGACATTCCAGAAGAGCCAGATGGACCTGCTGGTCTCTTTCTACAAAAATAATGCTACAAAAGCCGAAGGAGCCCTCCAGCAAGCTCTCCACAAACTAACTATCCAGGAAAA AGAACTAGAGGCTGTACAGAAGGAAAATAGGGAACTGAAGAAGAAGTACTTTAACCTGAAG GCTTTTCCCAGGCAGCACCAGGGTAGCAG AAATGGCACCCCAAGGCCGATTGCCATCACTCCTCCGTCACAGACAG TTACACCACAACCAATTTTCCAGCGCTCCAGTGAGGTGGTCag CCGCTCATCTTCTATGGATTCCATTTCTTCCAGAGTCAGCCATCCACCAAGCTGGCAG CATACCACGAGAACCACGAGAACGACCCCGGCGGTCTCTGCGAATG CCACTCCGTCTTCAGCCTCCATGCAGAGCTTATTCTACAG GGCCTCTCCTTCCACTTCCCACACCCCCAGTTTCAATGTCTTCAGTCTTCAAACTCCGATGGCGAGACTAAGTCAGAGTGCTAATAACCCTGGGCAGCCACGAGAAACTCCATACTTCAACCTCAGCATCTTTCCCGGTGAGGAAAGTT GTGCTTCTGTTCCTGACCACAGTGCTGAAAGACAGCACCCCCTACAG CTGAGATTCACACCTCACTCTACACCATCCTTTCCCCACAG GTTTCCATCCGTCAGCCAAATCCATCAGCAATAA